In the genome of Aedes aegypti strain LVP_AGWG chromosome 2, AaegL5.0 Primary Assembly, whole genome shotgun sequence, the window GTGGATCTTCCGTGTCAGCAGATGTCGGTTCTTCTTCCTCTGCCGATGGAGGTGGTGGTGGTGATGTCGTcctattttcgttgattttcGTCGTCGCACTAGTAGGTTCCCCTTCGAGCTCGTCGTCCACGTCTTCCGTTACCACGTGTATGCAGTTTTCAGACATTGACGAGCTATTCTTCGAATGGCGCAACTGTAGGAGATAATGACGCTGGGTCGGCTTATGCAGTGCCAGCTGCGTGAGAGCTTCTTCGATGGTGAACCACTGTCGTTTACGACCGATGGTTTTCGAATCTTCCCATTCGTCTAGTTCCTGGGTGACCACCATGACGAACACTTCGGTTCGATGCATGTGTTCACTATTCTGCATGGTTGAAATAAAAACAGTGTGAAATTGGTATGGTcaacaaaaaaagttaaatttaacTTACTTCGAAAATTCCTAAGCATCTACCCAGCTGGCCAATGACACCAGCTTCTTCCAAGACTTCGCGAGTAGCCGTCAGCGAGGACTCTTCGTCCGGTTCGACTCCACCGCCAGGGACTATCCATAGTTCAGGACGCCTTGATGATGTAACTAGTAAtacctgaagaaaaaaaaaatgaaagctgtttATAATAACTCCATGAATACTTATGGACATACAGGTGCATGGGCTGATAAGTAACTGGGTGTTTTGTAAATAGTCTTcctaagaaattcttccaataatttcgAGCAAgataatttcaagaattcaactTTCAACTAACTCCCTAAAATAcaccagagattccaccagaaattcctctaaagatttcacaaatttctcaagaaagccCTAAGacctccaagaatttatttattatttatcaatTTCCCTCGGATTTCGTCTAACATTTCCATTAATGACATTCTAAAGAATCCAAGCAGATATTTCACTATTTTTTAAAACTCACTTTAAAATTATCATTTACGGTTTCTATTCATTTTAACCTGGATACCTTGAAAAATCCATGGTGCATCCGCGCCAGATGCCAGATCCGCGCCGACCAAAATGGAAACCGCGTTTAACTCGCGCTGAATGAAATTAAATGTGCGTGAAATCCACGCGTATTTTAAtaccgattttttttgttcggtCTGTAATATACAACCCCTTTGAGTTCAgcatttttgattaaaatatagAATAACATCAATACTCACAACTTCTTTGTTTTAAACTATTTGCGAACAATTTTTTGCCGTTTGTAGAGCTGGTAGCGATAGAGTATCAAAAACTAGGAAAACTAAAAACCTTACGCATCAGGCGGAACATAAACCGAAAAAGTAGGAATCAAAACACAACAAGagatgtacagtcaccccacacaGTTGAATCAgccataatttatgaatcatcTGATTTTAAGAGACAtaattaaaatgaaatttattacaaaacatcacagaaatATTTTTGCTGGTAAGCATACACAAAGTGTCTAACCATTTTAATGCTGTCAATCGCGGTAGAAATGCATTATATTTGTTGCCAATGAGGATGTATTTTTAGTCAATTTCGTAAGAAGCATTCCTGTAGACGGCTATTTAGAAGCGACGTTTAAAAaggtaaataaaaaaatatttgtagaagaatgaGTTACATACAGCATTTACAGATTAAATAAACATGGTTATACGATAAAAATGTGAAATATAAGAGATGTGTCTGAGATTTTGCGTGAAATACTTGATTCATAAAATGTGAGAAATAAACACGCCTgtcacaatttttgaatcaGCCTTCAAACTGCTAGAACTTGATGAATTTTAAATGTTATACCCATTTATAATCCATTTTCAAAATCAGATTTTATGATGGGAGTTCGAAAAGTGCATGACATGGCTATGGGGCCGTTAATAAATCACGAATATCAGACAAAGTAGCACAATTCCGTTTACGGTAAATAAATGGTTGTAATCAAGTCTGGAAGAAACGAAACAAAAACAGTGTCATtggaaaggatttttttaaaaaaatatggcgTACCTACTTGATATGCGCCtcctttttcttattttttttctggcgttacgtccctaactacactaaaaaaaatccaaacgtcattgctacgtgaaaaatcacgtagatcattccaaattcattttgcctccacttcacctgactaagataaagatcactaagctttcataaccatcaaatagtgaatcggtaattgttactgaggttacctatcgcacttacatgaaattcacgtaggtgcctaagttcattttgacatctgcatgttgtacgtacattcggtgttaaGCGCAAaccctaagatggcgcccgcttgatttttgaggaacttcagctgaactttaaaccctgtgttagattgatttcaaggtaaatatgctttgaataccgaagaatccctgcattacttcatattttattttatacatgATTTTTAACCTCTATCAATTGTAGCACGCAaaggctacaacaagacagaccaaactcacaaaattgtggaaacaggattcaaaatgctcagattgacaataaaaatatcacaatcttttaggtctgtttacatttttcaattgggaattagttttcttccaaagccaattagagataaggttggtctttattccagttaaatttaatggaaaaccatctaggtcctattgaagcgcttcgtaaaggctaccggaaattccacgtagctcttacgtgtagcgccggtggaatggacgaagttcaaaagttcatgcgttcattctgggctacctatgattaacgtaagagctacgtggaaagtgcgatggaaaaaaccacgtatgttttcacgtaacaatgacgtttggattattttgagtgtaagtttttccacagttattaactgacagcatTATTTTCTAATTGATCATTGATCaaaaattctcgattactttttcaaatcgacgtaagtaacttttatacggttttgtgaaaattaattaggaaaaatcacaatctatcttctaaaactgttttaaaatgaatcacctttttaacattttttagtcatgtacttcgctcaaattttgcatacactcagccCACGTTCAAAacctaggtagtttctattatttcccacaaaaataattataagaaactgataagccgtttcattcagttactttcgacgtttttctaccagtgtaaaatcggctcaagtagtgttttgttttgattcgtggttaagtcactttgtctctccatacagcggggcggcgaaagtagtggttaggttgcgaaagttgaaaatgttactttcgtcgttttgtaaatccggaaattaaacgttctaaaagtgaaaagttgagttggtacagagcggtacgtgtagaattccgcctgcttaacacgtatgatcgataaagtaagtttgtatacttttttgacttgagtctgtatgaataagttttcgagaattgtcTTTTTTTAACTCGAAAACATCCTAGACCGGCGGAATTCAAACGCACgatcctcagcatggtcatgatgaattGGTACAGCTATTGGGATCTTCCTGATCTTGTTTGCTTCTGCAGAAGGACCATAACTATCCAGTTAAAAAAGCGCCGGTCTGCATGCCTCCTGATTCGTATTGAGGTgtatgtcataactttttgcgATCACATTTGTTGCATGTAAGGTGATTaagggcataatgaacacacgggaCGAAATTGACACCCCctaattcttcaagaatataCCTAATGTATCCAATTTTCATGCAATTTGtgaaatctgtattgtatatgaactgtttgacggtataaaatattatgttcTGCTTCATTTGTCCTTTccattttatatatattttttcagcttCGAATTGTTTTATAAGCAAGGGGGTGAaataatctaatttttgagaaaaGTAGCTAACCTAGAACATGTTTTATTGTTAATGTGAAAGAGGTAAAGCTCTTCTGCATATCATAACGTTTGCCACTAATTTATAATATGTTTATCTCTAAACTCCACGAAAGTGTTCATTTTACTCCGATatctttttaccagccttgctTTTGACATGATTTTCTATGTCGTTTGTCTGACATTTGATGTGTTTTTTAACCATGAATGAATGCAACACATCGTACTTATTACGATCTGAGGGTAACTgaataatattgcaattttatgGTGTTAAACATGCATTTAATTAATGTGTCTATTCCGCCCCTAATCACCCTACGTTTATATGGATCAACTTTCAGGCTACACTGTTGGCTCACGGCTAAATAAACAGACTTAAGGAGTATACTAGtctacaaatatattttcactttGACTGCTCAGcagcataataaaaaaaaaaaacaaaacaaaaatcgctTGAGATACTGATCAATTAGAGCAAAGACGAAAAATCAGATCTCTAGGATAAGACTAAGATTAGCAAAATTGAACTTAAATTGCCTAAACTTCCTAATAGCTATATTTCTTTATCTCTCTGCGTCATTTCGACGCAAACATCATCAATTCTATCTATCGCTAGAATTGAATAAATCGCTTACCACAGTGGTAtccacttcttccaaatcagtctcccaggaattttcgaaaacgttctcttgattgagaatatttgcgAAGTCCTGagaaacttgattttcaattagactagtaagtcctaaattaaaattgtgcgcgctttcaaactgcatagcaagtttttgagctttttcgcaattagttagtaataatttgttttcctctttcaatgctggTATTGGCTACTGagggttttttcaaaattttagataatttccaaaagggctaagAGCCAGGGTCCGAGTGTTTGGTttccgatcgaaccatattcggagagtgttacagttcgcgaaccataacagttcgtggcacatcgcattcagagagccctatgaatgtaaacatttactctctcgtttggtatgtGGCACGAGAGCCTtcgagagcagcaactctcacagactgcaacagtatcgagccattctagtgatttatgttttgcattaaattggtaatagttttcatattttatggttatgcagcctttaacaacctaattataatctaatGGATCATCgaacacccctttggttgcaaacatag includes:
- the LOC5578753 gene encoding diphosphoinositol polyphosphate phosphohydrolase 1, with protein sequence MVKEKPNSTRIYDKDGYRRRAACICVRSEAEAEVLLVTSSRRPELWIVPGGGVEPDEESSLTATREVLEEAGVIGQLGRCLGIFENSEHMHRTEVFVMVVTQELDEWEDSKTIGRKRQWFTIEEALTQLALHKPTQRHYLLQLRHSKNSSSMSENCIHVVTEDVDDELEGEPTSATTKINENRTTSPPPPPSAEEEEPTSADTEDPPAADTDDPSETTS